In one Antennarius striatus isolate MH-2024 chromosome 15, ASM4005453v1, whole genome shotgun sequence genomic region, the following are encoded:
- the LOC137608202 gene encoding sodium- and chloride-dependent GABA transporter 3-like gives MFDLSFIIIQAWALFYLIFSFSSQLPWASCENSWNTANCLTLEPLDSNSTNRTILKNTTSAAVEFWERRVLGMSGGIEELGCVRWELALCLLVCWVFCYFSIWKSVRSSGKVAYVTATFPYVMLVILLIRGATLPGALDGIYYYLYPDISRLANFEVWIEAGSQIIFSGSLASGTLIVLASYNDYNNNCYKDCFWICLLNSGTSFVAGFVIFSVLGFMAQSQGLTVDTVVQSGPGLAFIAYPQATALMPLPQFWTVCFFLMLLFLCVDTQFVIVECLITSIMDLFPKLIHKIGRHEIFVLLICSVSFIIQLMLVTEGGIYIFQLIEFYGSTRASLCFMALWECLALSWGFGADRIINIIEDMTEHKPNVFFKLCWKYIIPLVSLISFILYLLDYKHLKFNDWYIYPDWAYALGWIMMLSSVLMVPLWAVGKILLTVTTSTENLSSLFCTAEDLASQKRKTEEEETVIELTTSALKT, from the exons atgtttgacttaaGTTTCATTATAATTCAAGCCTGGGCTCTCTTCTACCTGATattctccttcagctcccagCTCCCCTGGGCCAGCTGTGAGAACTCCTGGAATACAG CTAACTGTTTGACTCTCGAGCCTTTGGATTCAAACTCAACAAATCGAACCATTCTGAAGAACACTACCTCCGCTGCTGTTGAGTTCTGGGA ACGGCGGGTgttgggaatgtctggaggCATTGAGGAGCTGGGCTGTGTGAGATGGGAGCTGGCCTTGTGTCTCCTGGTCTGCTGGGTGTTCTGTTACTTCAGTATCTGGAAAAGTGTCAGATCATCTGGAAAG GTAGCATACGTCACAGCCACGTTCCCCTATGTGATGCTCGTCATCCTGCTGATCAGAGGAGCCACTCTACCTGGTGCTCTGGATGGGATCTACTACTACCTGTATCCAGACATAAGCCGGCTGGCTAACTTTGAG GTCTGGATAGAGGCAGGATCTCAAATAATATTCTCCGGCAGTCTGGCATCTGGGACTCTAATTGTCCTGGCCAGCTATAATGactacaacaacaactgttACAA GGACTGTTTCTGGATCTGTCTGCTGAACAGTGGGACCAGTTTTGTTGCTGGGTTTGTCATCTTCTCTGTACTTGGGTTCATGGCTCAGTCACAGGGTTTGACTGTTGACACAGTGGTTCAGTCAG GTCCAGGTCTAGCCTTCATAGCTTACCCTCAGGCAACAGCTCTGATGCCGTTGCCACAGTTCTGGACTGTCTGTTTTTTCCTGATGCTCCTTTTTCTCTGCGTTGATACGCAG TTCGTGATAGTCGAATGCTTGATCACTTCAATTATGGACTTGTTTCCGAAGCTGATCCATAAAATTGGAagacatgaaatatttgttttactcATCTGCTCAGTCTCCTTCATCATTCAACTGATGCTTGTCACTGAG GGAGGGATTTACATTTTCCAACTTATTGAGTTTTATGGCTCTACCCGAGCTTCTCTCTGTTTTATGGCTTTATGGGAATGTCTGGCGCTGTCCTGGGGTTTTG GTGCTGATCGCATTATTAACATAATTGAGGACATGACAGAACACAAACCAAATGTTTTCTTCAAACTCTGTTGGAAATATATCATTCCTCTGGTGTCACTG ATTTCCTTCATCTTGTACCTGCTTGACTACAAACACCTCAAGTTTAATGACTGGTACATTTACCCTGACTGGGCATATGCACTAGGATGGATCATGATGCTATCGTCTGTTCTCATGGTGCCACTGTGGGCGGTTGGAAAAATCCTTTTGACAGTAACGACATCAACAGAG AATTTGTCCTCCCTTTTCTGTACTGCTGAGGATCTCGCCTCgcagaagagaaaaacagaagaggaggaaacagtcaTTGAACTGACAACATCTGCATTAAAAACTTAG